In Camelina sativa cultivar DH55 chromosome 13, Cs, whole genome shotgun sequence, the genomic window GAGATGTAGTGATGACAGCATGTTATCTCATCAACCGAATTCCAACAAAAGCGTTGAGCGATGTGTCACTATTCGAGGTACTGAATACTGTAAAGCCACCCATTGATCACCTAAAAGTATtcggttgtgtttgttttgtgtttatacCAGGAGAGCTTCTAATCAAGTTGGAGGCAAAGAGCATGAAGTGCATGTTCCTCGGCTACTCAACCACACAAAAGGGATACAAATGCTTTGATCCCACCAACAACCGTATGTTTGTATCAAGGGATATTACGTTTCTGGAAAATCAAGGCTACTTTGATAAAAAGGACTGGAGCGACTTGGAAAACTTGGCAACACCAACTGATAGATCAGCTAGTCTCAAgtttcttcttgatcatcttggAGCCTCGTCAGGAATTGAAACATCACTGCAGATACAAGGCGACACGGTCCCTAAAATTGCAGAGGAAACCTCGACTAAGCCTCAGGAAACTCCACATAATCCACCTGCAACCCTGATCGACTTAACGGTTAGTGAGTCAGAGGGGGAGAATACAAATACAAATCCACCTGAAGAAGTAGAAGAGGTGGAGACAGCTCACCAACCATTAAGACGTAGTGCTCGTACGAGACCTCCTATGTCGACTTGGAGAGATAAAGATTTTTACTATAACAATCAAGTCGTTGCTCATCTGATCCAAGTAGTATGTTCACTAGCACGACTACCAGCTGATCATCAGGCCTTGAAGACACTATTGCTCCTGGAAAAGTGTTACAACTAAGGAAAGCTATATATGGCCTGAAACAATCCCCAAGAGCTTGCTAAGCACTACACTCCTAAATCATGGTTTCAAGAAATCTCACATGGACAATACTCTGTTTACTCTTCAAAGCGCTGAaggtattgttgttgttttcatttatgttgatgatttaatCATCTCTGGAGACAACACAAAAGGTATTAAAGAGGTTAAGACCCATCTTAAGTCTGTTTTCGATATAAAAGATCTTGGAGAACTTAAGTATTTTCTTGGGATTGAAGTATGTCGATCTCTGGAGGGTCTattcttatcacaaagaaaatatactctttactTGCTATATGAGACAGTAAAACTAGGAGCTAAGCCAGTAGGCACACCACTTCCTGATGGATACCAAGTtgagcgaaagggggagaggaAAGATCCATCTTATAAAGATCCCTCTCGCTACCGGCGACTTGTAGGTAAGTTAATATATTTGACTCTGACTAGACCTGATCTTTGCTATGCGGTGAACCAGGTGAGTCAGTATATGAAGTCTCCTACAACGTATCATTGGAGTCTTTTGGAGAGAATACTCCACTATCTTAAAGGAAGCCCTGGACAAGGAATTTGCATGGGAAAGAACGCTAACACTGAACTTGTGGGCTATTGCGATGCTGATTGGGGTGGTGACAAGACGGATAGAAGATCCATCCAAGGCTATTGTACTTTCATTGGAGGTAATCTAGTCacatggaaaacaaagaagcaaaaggtaGTCTCGATGTCAAGTGCAGAGTCAGAATATCGAGCAATGAGGAAGCTTACAACCGAACTCACATGGCTAAAGGCACTACTAGAAGACTTAGGCATCACGATTTCAACTCCTATTACTATGCATTGTGATAATCAAGCAGCTATCCACATCGCAACCAACTCAGTatttcatgagagaaccaaacatATCGAGATAGACTGCCACAAAGTTCGAGAGAAGATTGAGGAAGGAGTTACTCTTCCCTGCCACACTCCAAGTGAAAACCAATTAGCTGATATCTTCACTAAGGCTGCAAGTCTCAAGGTTTTCTCACATATCTCCTTGATCACAAATCCTCTCTCCGTGataatcacactctttttcccttgatatatttttgtcctACAAGGTTTTCTATATcgaggtttttaacgaggtgaTAGGTCACGGAGCTCCAAGTTTAGCCACTACTTAGGCTAAACTTGtgggggagtattgatcaacGATGTGAGATCAGTAACAAGTGATGTTGTGTCCGTACGACTGTTCGTACAACTGTCCGTACAAGTAACTAATGGGTTGTGATCCATATGAGAGTGTGGTGAAACATAGGCCCTATTCGTACCAAGACACATTGGAATAGAAGGATCTAGATGATGGTGATTGCAGGGCGTCATAGGGAGAAGTCACATGTTGTTTTGGTGAACGAGCTCAACGAGTCAAACAAGGCAACACAAGTCGCTTTCAATATGAACGTATGTAACAAGTCTATGTTCTGTCCCTTTCATTCTTAATGTCTAACAACGACAACATGTGTAGTTGTAGACTCTCTATATATGGTCTGTAATTTACAATTGACAAAAGGTTAATCTAAGTATTCTATTCTCTTTTCAGTTTCTCTTTACACAAATTCTACTTCCGCAATTCTAACATCTGGGAGACGCTAGCGAAAAAGCTTCTTCTGAACAAGTATCACACCGACTAGCAAGAGATTATGGCAATGTTTGGCGACGAGGACCTCGACAAGACCACAAAGCTTATCATCGGCTATGCTTTTCAAAACGCATTACACTCAATCTGGCTGGAGAGAAATGACCTGTTATGGAAGAGGGGCTAATAAAACTCATTGATAAAAATATCAGAAACCGGGTCCGCACCATTCAGAACGGAGAGGGTAGAGGCATCCAAATTTGGATTGCTGCAAGATTCTACTAAACATAGTTACATGAATTTTTAAgaagttttaaaagggttttaccACAAGcattgtaaaatgtttattttttttcaatataatttaatattaaattaaaaaaaaaataagttatggAGAATTTTAGTTTTACATGTAAAACAATAGAGATAATCACTTTATGAAGAGATTTGAGCTCATTTTATACATGCGTTGCCTGTAACTACAATAATGAAACTTTCACTTTTGGCTTTGAGATGAAAATATCCTTCACAGAAGAAAATGAAAGGacttgagaattttttttatttgtaaggCTGCTAGCTATCTTAAGAGGCAAACCAAGACATCTGATAATTCCACCATAGATCTTTCATTTTCGATCCAGCTTTCAGTTCAGCTTTTTgctttcaaaattttggtttataaatatataaaaaaaaacatcctaTCTTTTGGTGCACACTCAtctttataaaactttataaagtctttataatttttttaaaaagtttaatcttTATAACAGTTTTGagattatctaaaaaaaaattaacacaactttttttttttaaattacaaagtGATAAAACTGAGATGATATTAAAATTACATCACTcattgaaacaaaagaaaaaagcaaaagatgATTTAACAACGTGGGATAAGGCGTACATATAAACCACCACCGAATTGGTGGCTCTCGTtcatttttaatcatattttcatcttttatattattttataattgatgCAAAAGATTGTACATTGTTTTTCAACTCTAATAAATTTCATCGtatctatatatttgttgatACATATTCTTTGTTCACCTTCACATAGTTGATtacagtatatataatatatataaaggaaacaTTAAGGTTTTGCATGTCTCATggctatattatatatatatatatataagaaacattAAAGTTTtacaaacattaaattaaatctataaTCTCGATAATCATATACTCACTGAATCCGTCGGATCATTCCGATTCTCAAAACATAAACGTAAACGGTATATTGGATCAACACACACGATCGATATATATCGAAAACACCATAGACCTATTTGTTATCAACTTATTGATACTTTGTTTACACTTTTTTCTTAGACATTTCACCAATTGCTCTATTATCACTTTGTGATGACACATGACGTCATTTAACAATGGTGGAGTCACAAAGGCTAAAGAGCTATACAAACATTCAAACTTTTATGGGGCAAAAGTAAATAATTCTGATCTCCTACCACGCATGTGTATGATTGTTTCGATCCAATCTTCAGTTCAACTATTTCAATTCgcatttctttataaaaaacaaaacgaaatacATTTCAGTTTCGGGTTCAtttcataattaatatattaatatatgtatatacctgaatccaaacataaagaaaaaaatatgaaaccaaAACTGACATTTGTTAGGATTCAGAtctacatatattaatttatgacaTATATAGAGATTTTCATTAGCTagtataagaaaagaaaaactaaaaacaagaaTGAGAGTAAAAATATGTGTATGTAGATATTTTCTTACTtatctaataatattttaaatttttatgtcAGTTTTTTTCACGTTCTAAAGTTGGTATTGTGGAACAcaaaagtcaaaactcaaaaccacagaataacttttttgttttttttgttaaatggtTTGCTTCAATTTATGGAATGCAGTATTACTTAAGATGTTgctttaaaaaacaaagaaaaaggaatacAGGATCACAACTGAGAGAAGtacaaagagaaacaaaaaaatttcaacaacaaaaacaaaattaaaagcaGTGAAATTGAGCATTTACACAAAGAATAAGCGCGAAGTGAGTTAATATGAAGAGACACACGAAGGATCCTTTCCCAACCACTGCCCGTGGGAAGATATGAAGCCCAAGTAATTCCAATCAGGTAGTAACTAACATTTGGTTTGGaatcatttattaatatataaacctACTATATTGACAACtcgaataaaattataattataaaattatagtctacgtaataaaattataattcataTTATCATCTCATAATAAAGTACTTTTCAAAAGTGTTTTGAAGATTTTCTAAGAGAGtaatttatctctttttttcttttctcaaaacatTTAGCCATGGTTTGTGTTATCATCAACTGATGTTTTTACACAATGACAATTGCCGATCggttgttttgtttctacttaAGAAGGTATGTCCAATTAGAGTTTCTCAGTTGAAGACTagacttcttttgtttcttgtcttaaTGATCTGGTAATCACTATGTGTTGGAGTTTTAGGTCATCTTGATTAGATCTGCAAATGATTAGATAAATAAACCCAAAAAGGGAACAAACagaagtttacaaaagaagactaCGTACAAGTGAGAAGACAACAAAACAAGGATACAAAGGAAAAATGATTTCTTTCTAGAGTGTAGGATATGATCTGgcataacaaataaaatattagaacTTTAATATTACTAATTAACCGGTGATATGCCACGAAACACATGTAGCTCGTGGAGTCGTGTGGTAACTGGTAATGAAATATGGATACACTAAATAATGATACTTAGTTTAAGAGTCATTCGACATTCACCCAAAAAGTAtgcaaattacatttttattagtttacgacttagtttacatttttacattttatgagAACATTTAAAATGGTCTAAGACAAATGACATGAGCTGATTGGATTAGTAGAAACTGGTATGATTTATATTCAACGGTCTGTTTTAGTTAAGTTCTCTTGTGGTGAATCTCTCTTTCAAAGTGATGTTTTAACTAAGTTTTCTAgctaaagttttataaaatctgtGGAGTTCATTTTTGATAAGAAGCTGTGTCTTCTTCTACATAGTTCCTGAAAACTGAACCTTGATACAGTTTGATTCAATTAAAGGTTTACATACAATTAAGAAACATGCAATTAGTTTCTCTAATGAAAGGGTGATTTTGTTAGTTGTTAGTGGgttgttttgattggtttaattttgagaaatttagaTTGGTAATTACACCTCCAatgaattatataattagtttaatttaaatcgATAACGATCtctaattatataattagtttaatttttatcaatttagATGGGTTTCTCTAATGGATATGGTCTTATGGATATTACTACCAAAAAGAGTCATCTTTTATTCACAAGGAGTTTAGGGATTCAAGATCAAGtatctaatttaaataacaGTAAATCAAATAGTAGTCAACCCAATAATTATTTAACCATCCACGTGATTTCGAAATCTTTATATTCTATTATTAAACACCAATTTCGGCATTCTAGATCAACAACCCAATTATAGGTGtctatcacttttttttttttttaatgcccAAAGAAGGAAAGCACCTGAATtattatgaataaaaaataaaggttCCCAAACCCCTCTTCATGCTCACAACAAAATCAGTAATACTTGCATATTGTTCTACCCAAACACTCTAACTATGGCAAAACAAATCTACAAACAAGTATTATCCTCCTTGATCTTCTTGTCTGTTTTACTTTACCAATCCAACACCGTCTCATCTTTTCGAAAATCACTCGACCTAGCGAAACCATGCAAGCGTTTCGTCTTCCACCTCCACAACGTTGCCTACGATGGTGATAACACTGTTAATGCCACATCAGCAGCAATTGTCAACCCTATCGGACTAGGAGACTTCAATTTCGGGAAGTTTATAATCATGGACAACCCTGTGACAATGGACGAGAACTATCTCTCCAAACCGGTGGCTCGTGTTCAAGGCTTTTTCTTCTACCACGGTAAGTCGAAATACGACACTTGGCTCTCTTGGTCAGTAGTATTCAATTCAACACAACACAAAGGGACATTGAACATAATGGGGGAAAATCCGTTTATGGAGCCGACCAGAGACTTACCGGTCGTTGGTGGGACTGGTGACTTCATCATGACTCGTGGGATCGCTACGTTCACGACTGATCACATTGATGGCAATAAGTATTTCCGTATCAAAATGGATATTAAACTCTATGAATGTTACTACTAAACTTACTAAGTAATTTATGTTTTGGGTTTGATGTTTGTGTGTTGGAATTTTACTGCTTTTCTCTGCTCGTAATCCATTGCATAATCAATGTCATTATTAATAGTATGTCGAACAATTATTATGTAAGTTCCGGACAATTCaactatccaaaaaaaaaaaaaatgaaaacaaccTCTTAATGTACGTAGTTCACGTTCACGGTAAAGATCTCATCCCATTTTcatgattttcttcttcttgaggtGCATTGACGAATATTAAATTCACAACCAAGAAAAATTAGCATAAACAGATTTTCATATATGAAATAATagttttgtaaattgtaatattttatggCTCACAAAGAGTAATCCTGCCATACATATAAGACAGTGGAGATACTCACCTTATTCATTACCTGCATAAAGGAATctttagcaaaagaaaaaataaaaaaagagaaaaagaagaaaatatctttCATAGTAGAAAATGAAAGGACTtgagcaaaaaaataattaaataataataataataataataataataataataataataataatatggtGTTATTGAATCCCTAAAACATCAACTAATTTGACAAAAAGCCATAACTACTAAAAACCATAACTACTTTTGAAATGGATGGAGTAATAATTTTTCAATTATTCACATGATTTTGAAATCTCCATTCATATGTGtcattctcatattttttttacttttttcagcGCAAAAAATGATAGCACGTGATTATTATGACTATAAATGAAGGTCCCCAAAGCCCTCTTTCATACTCACAAAGTCACTAACACTTGCTCatattttctatctaacacTCTTAACTATGGCAAAACATATCTACAAACAAGTATTCACatccttcatcttcttgtcTGTCTTACTTAACCAATCCAATGCCGTCTCATCTTTCCGAAACCTAGCAAAACCATGCAAGCGTTTCGTCGTCCACCTCCATAACGTTGCTTACGACGGTAATAACACGGCTAATGCCACGTCAGCAACAGTCGTGAAGCCTGTAGGACTAGGAGACTTTAGTTTCGGgaattttataataatggaCAACCCTGTGACAATGGACGAGAACTATCTTTCGAAACCGGTGGCTCGTGCTcaaggcttcttcttctaccacGGTAAGTGGAAATTTGACAGTTGGCTCTCTTTTTCAGTAGTATTCAATTCAACAAAACACAAAGGGGCATTGAACATAATGGGTGAAAATCCGTTTATGGAGCCGACCAGAGACTTACCGGTCGTTGGTGGGACTGGTGACTTCATCATGACTCGTGGGATCGCTACGTTGACGACAGATCTCATTCAAGTCCCGAAGTATTTCCGTATCAAAATGGATATTAAACTCTATGAATGTTACTATTAGAGTTACTAGTAATACATATTTCTTGTGCTTGATGTTTCTGAGTTGATAATCTTGTTCCGATGTGTGTTTGTTGGCAATTTATTGCTTTTCTCTGTTTATGTACGTTGTTCCAAGTTCCAATAAATGTTGTATTCAAATCTGTTTGCAACGGGCTCTTTAATAAAACAGTCTCTTGTTTTACCAAGTTTTAAACATGTAAGGTGTGTCAAGGGAAATAAATATGTTCTTATGTTGTGTTTGAAACTTTGGAAAATTGGAAACATATATGTTTCcaaaatatgatatttgatgGGCCGTAACATACTACTCCACTAAAGAGCATGTTGTGATATGCTTCACCAGAAGAGTCTTATGCTTTTTTAAAAGGTAATACAAATTTTGGTCAAAAAACTAGACTAGGCTAAATCTGTCTTACTTCTGTTACATTTTTTAAAGTTCATTTCCACCTGATTATAAGTAAATTCTATTAGAAAAAGATATCTAACTTTGGAATAATGCCTACGATTGCATGATTTCGGGATCGGATTAGACAAAATAATCACATGGTGTAACATCCCTACTCATTAATGTAAAGATTCAAACCAGTGGTAGGGTTCCATTTCGTATAAGCTTTCTAAAAGACTATCTTAAAAGTAAAAGCGGACAGGTTCATAATATTCATTGATTGGTTTATTGACGTgtcccactttttttttgtttcttaaacatttattttcttatataatattattatttattgacagtagaaaaagtaatatgactcatttcttattatttagtaaaataatttcttatataaaacccacttttttatttgtaacacTTGACATCATCTATTCTCTTTTGTACATCATAATTAAAcgaataaatcattttttccttttacaatatttttgtttaataaaattacatcACCTTATCCTACTGTCCAccaattttatttcatatttttcacttTATTCATGTTTACTTTTTGTGATCACATATTATTGATCATAATTAATATCAAATGAAATTCAAATacgtaaaaattaaataatttatctaATAAATTTGGAGTTTCTCTGACGAGCAGGAGTTGAATAATCATCTTCATTTGTAATGGTTTCATAAACACCACTCATACCACCAAGAGTCGTTTGTCTAGAAAATTCGGAAAATTCAGCTTCTCTCACATTCGTATTAGTTTCACTACCCATTCGAGAAAAAGAATAAGAGGGTGTTTGAGATGAATATGACATCATCAATCCATGATATTGACAAAAATTTGGAACAGCTCACGGCATGAAAAAATTTGGTGGATATCCATAGTTTGGTATATGCTGAGAATGGTTGGGagattgattttaaaactgATAATTATTGGGATTTGGATAG contains:
- the LOC109128377 gene encoding uncharacterized protein LOC109128377, whose translation is MDNTLFTLQSAEGIVVVFIYVDDLIISGDNTKGIKEVKTHLKSVFDIKDLGELKYFLGIEVCRSLEGLFLSQRKYTLYLLYETVKLGAKPVGTPLPDGYQVERKGERKDPSYKDPSRYRRLVGKLIYLTLTRPDLCYAVNQVSQYMKSPTTYHWSLLERILHYLKGSPGQGICMGKNANTELVGYCDADWGGDKTDRRSIQGYCTFIGGNLVTWKTKKQKVVSMSSAESEYRAMRKLTTELTWLKALLEDLGITISTPITMHCDNQAAIHIATNSVFHERTKHIEIDCHKVREKIEEGVTLPCHTPSENQLADIFTKAASLKVFSHISLITNPLSVIITLFFP
- the LOC104737120 gene encoding dirigent protein 13-like, whose product is MAKHIYKQVFTSFIFLSVLLNQSNAVSSFRNLAKPCKRFVVHLHNVAYDGNNTANATSATVVKPVGLGDFSFGNFIIMDNPVTMDENYLSKPVARAQGFFFYHGKWKFDSWLSFSVVFNSTKHKGALNIMGENPFMEPTRDLPVVGGTGDFIMTRGIATLTTDLIQVPKYFRIKMDIKLYECYY
- the LOC104737119 gene encoding dirigent protein 13-like; the encoded protein is MAKQIYKQVLSSLIFLSVLLYQSNTVSSFRKSLDLAKPCKRFVFHLHNVAYDGDNTVNATSAAIVNPIGLGDFNFGKFIIMDNPVTMDENYLSKPVARVQGFFFYHGKSKYDTWLSWSVVFNSTQHKGTLNIMGENPFMEPTRDLPVVGGTGDFIMTRGIATFTTDHIDGNKYFRIKMDIKLYECYY